The following are encoded together in the Astyanax mexicanus isolate ESR-SI-001 chromosome 8, AstMex3_surface, whole genome shotgun sequence genome:
- the LOC103032403 gene encoding zinc finger protein 239-like, which yields MLNEGENMASSEISNTQQTPSSTPLTQMQESTDKKKTHHCSDCGKSFTTKGYLRIHQRTHTAEKPNKCLDCGKSFSTQTYLQIHQRLHTGEKPYKCSDCGKSFNTTSNLLEHRRVHLGNKCSDCGMNFKYRSLLKEHLRIHTGEKPYHCSDCGKGFAKKSYLQIHQRIHTGEKPYLCSDCGISFTTQSSLQTHQRIHTGEKPYKCSDCGKSFNRQSLLQKHQRIHTGEKPYHCTDCGKSFTTQSHLQQHQRIHTGEKPYHCLDCGKSFNSQSHLQEHLRIHTGEKPFHCSHCAVSFRYLRTLKKHKCTKSGLENGQ from the coding sequence ATGCTGAACGAAGGGGAGAACATGGCATCCAGTGAAATTTCCAATACTCAACAAACACCCTCTTCTACACCTCTCACGcaaatgcaggaaagtacagacaagaagaaaactcaccactgctcagactgtgggaagagctttactaCAAAGGGGTATCTCCGAATACACCAGCGCACTCACACCGCAGAGAAACCGAACAAGTGTTTAGACTGTGGAAAGAGCTTTTCTACACAGACTTatctccaaatacaccagcgccttcacacaggagagaaaccgtacaagtgttcagactgtgggaagagctttaatacAACGAGTAATCTCCTGGAACACCGCCGCGTTCACTTGGGAAAtaagtgctcagactgtgggatgaaTTTTAAATATCGAAGTCTTCTCAAAGAacacctgcgcattcacactggagagaaaccatatcactgctcagactgtgggaaaggTTTTGCTAAAAAGAGTTATCtgcaaatacaccagcgcattcacactggagagaaaccgtatctctGTTCTGACTGTGGGATAAGCTTTACTACACAGAGCAGTCtccaaacacaccagcgcattcacactggagagaaaccgtacaagtgttcagactgtggaaagagttttaatcgccAGAGTcttctccaaaaacaccagcgcattcacacaggagagaaaccgtatcactgcacagactgtgggaagagctttactacacagagtcatctccaacaacaccagcgcattcacactggagaaaaaccatatcactgcttagactgtggaaagagttttaatagtCAGAGTCATCTTCAGGAACACCtccgcattcacacaggagagaaaccgtttcactgttcACACTGTGCAGTGAGCTTTAGGTATTTACGAACACtcaaaaaacacaagtgcacAAAGAGCGGTCTTGAAAATGGGCAGTGA